The Apis mellifera strain DH4 linkage group LG3, Amel_HAv3.1, whole genome shotgun sequence genome includes the window AAAACTATTTGTGGAATATATACGCGATCTCGTTAACAGTCTAATGATAAGAGCGATAAATGAGAGATAAGCGATAGGAACAAGgaagttataatattaacatataagtATGAATAGGGGTTTGAAAGGGTGTGACAATCATGTTCAAAACTGGCGCcaaaagaaaacaatacaTAACGATGAATAATACTTCGCAACAGTTGCATGTAGTGTCCAGTCAAAAGTAAAATCTTTTACATCATGAAatgaaaacattattataaaattgataattcatttaatgatCATGTTTTTGATTGTTTATCTTTCGGCCTGTCAGCTAGTCAATACGCGGTCGAATGTTCTcggaaataacaaaaaaaattgactcGAAGTCACTTACACGACCATTCCGTAGGCACCCTCACCCATGTACGACAAATTCGTGTATCGTGGACCAACTTCGAATGTTTGTCCACGAACAACTTCACAATTTGGATTCACACTTGCAGAACCTTCACCCGCCATTTTGACAACTATTTTGCGGCTCCGGCGAAGTCAGACCAAATCTTGCTTCTTAGCCGACTGACCATGAACAATATCATGATTAGATAgacttatgaaaaatttacatattatttatcaattaataaggcattaaaaatgatttttccgtacttttttttttaatcttatcattataaattaaattttgatatcaaactttttttgattataaatatatcaaaatattaaaaattattattttaaaatattaaaaataaaagatttagaaattatttattttttttatgaaaattattgttaagttttttttttaatttttattactgaatcttatcgaattaaacattgatataaaatatgttaaaatattaagacaAAGACATTGTAATTCTATTGAATTTCGAGTTTCTCatctaaagtaaaataaattaagactTAGTTTTAGTATACGATTTATcagtacattattattatatttgtattaataatcatattttccgataagaattcttaataaactttcaatttaacgttaaatatattatagatataatatgaatGCACCACCAACTTTtgaatcatttcttttatatgaaggagaaaaaaagtatgtattataaatcgattatttatattaaacatttaatcaaaatgatatatacGTGATTTTCTGTATTTCATACAGAATTATCAAAGAACAAGACACAAAAGTTCCCAATGCTGCGATTTTTACTGTTAATAAAGAAGACCATACTCTTGGAAATATGATCCGCAAGTATATACatcttacaaaaatttatacacaataataaatatatatatacacatacatataaaaagGTTTTGATGATaatctcatttattatttgatagtcAGCTATTGAAGGATCCTCAAGTTTTGTTTGCTGGATATAAAGTTCCACACCCATTAGAACATAAATTTGTGATTAGAATTCAAACTACATCAGATTACACACCACATGAAGCATTTATGCATGCTATTACAGATTTGATAGCAGAACTTTCTCTATTTGAAGAACGTTTTAaggtaatttataataatttataaatgaaaaatacattataatttttatatatttataatgttatataaaaaacatttcaggaagctattaaagaaaaaaaggaaggattagattgaatttgttattccttttttaaaattaattttagatattaaaaaatgtaaataaaatattaatatgtatgtcATGTATGTTTAGATTACTACGAGAcctgatttattttaaaatattgataattaatataattaatataattgatattaattgatatttatatgtatgaataaagaaataaaaataattgaaaaatagtttacttaaatcttttgaaattataatccatttaataatacaaaatctgACAATAAAATAGCATATGATGTTAGATGGATAATgactttaatcttaaaaatgaaaaatcactcTGCTTATTAAGAAATGGagtcataattatttaatttaaacaagtttgtaaaaaatactaaaatcagtctcttacaattttatttttttaactacaaagtttaattttcctataatcctaaaaattaaatatatgttttgaaattaatataatgactTTATCAACCctgcatttaaatttaaaattaaaaggcaagaaaatagtaaatcataatagtataattttacTGAAACAAgttttgtacaaaaattaatagcaaaaatgaaacaataaatatttacttttataaaaaaagtacaaatactttttcagtaaaaatatactacaattataatataagtgcttaaaaatcatataagaaACGCCTTGGACTAATTCTAATCTTgattgatgaatttttcaaaattagaaggaactattgttaaatatatggcgctttttaatactaaataaattattaaatacatatacagattcacacaaatataattagtatGTACATAATTACATCTAACTTCACCCAAAGTAtgcgtttaatttttcgttacgCATTTCATTATGTTTCCATTCTATAATACAAATcagcaatatattataaaataacttaatcATAAGTCTGGTTCACAGTAGAAGTGATATATAACTTTGTACTTTAACAATCACGTGGAAGcgcaataaatatacataaaaacatTTTGGTGAACATATATAAACTTTCAAACCATAAATTTAACATGAGGAGCACAAATTTATCAtggaattatcaatatttggaCAATTGATATGCATATTCCTATGCAGGAAGACATGCATAACTAtagctttaaattttttcatataaaaatatactctgCAAAACTTTCAACaggtttttttcataattaggATTTTTGAgaagcaataaaatatatttacgaatGACAATATCCTATTAAAATGTTTCAGCATCATCGCAATCACGAGTATCATGTCCAAACACTGcaaaacaattaaaacaattataaatagaattacaaagatacaatgaaacaatttacaacaattacaaagaaacaattaaaagaattaatgtgaaatatttaacaaatatacttaataaaaaattttgtattagttgtttataaaaaatatttttcaaaaatttcgctaatatttcttagaaacttaaaaaaatatttagaacagaactttatatattttctcctaggagaaaaaatattataataaattattacgaatgtaataaaaagaatttcaatttatataattctgagAAATGAACTCTTACTCTCACAATTTTCGCAGTACGGTCTTTCCACTGGTggtttttttgaagattttacgACTTTTTCCGTATCTAGAAAATCTTGAGCTTGACGTGGACAATCTTCTGTTTCGTGTAAATCAAATTGATCACAAATATCACAGAACATACGTGGTGCAGCCATACGTTTTTCTAATGTTGttctttaatcaaaataatatggttaaattaataatgattacattaatataattactataagatatatttagttaaatattaaatattacgaaCTTGGTATACTCATCAGCTTCATTGGAAGGTATCCCCATTTCAAGAACTTCCACTTTACATAATAAAGTTTCGTTTTTACGTTGCATATCAACTATTACAGAATTTAAGAAATCTATTTGACTTTTTGCTGTttcatattcttcttttaattttaaaatatctatatcctTATCCActgaaatcaataatttcattttaatttcaatataattaaaaaaaaaatgcaaaaaagatttattgatttaaaaaaaattttacctaTATGTTGTTTCATATCACCTCCAGCTgcctgtaatataaataacaatttattatttataatatttttataataaatttataacaaaataaaaatcaaaaacttacatcataactattttttatattttcgcgaGTTAGTTTTAGTTGATTTGTTGCTTCTGTCCATTTAGctgtaatttgtttattttccttttccctaaaatgatcaatataagtatataaaactttagaaatatttagaaatatttattttttacttacaaattattttgtacttCTTTTAAATGTGTTGTTTCCATTGacataagatttaatttttctatcaaattttgaacatttttttcagtttctttttctttagtttttatgatatttgtaagtatttcaattttttgttcttgttctttgaataatttttcaagagattctttattttcaattagatttttattttctttaattgctTCAGTTAATTTACTTTGCATAAATTTAACTTCTTCACTTTCTATCTGTTTAtccatctttaatttttctgtttgTGCATTTTCTAAAGCTTTAATTTGTGctgttaatttatcaataattatttctttattatttaaatcactaATTTGTTTCTCTATTATATCTTGAATCAATTGTTGTTGTTTTTctaattcagaatttttttggattataGATTCAAATTCAGCTTGTTTAGCTTTCATTTCACATTCTAaagtattttgtaatttcattaCAGATTCTTCTTTGGaacttttcaattctttcatcATATGTTCTGTTTCCtgaagtatattattttttatatctaattctttttgtatagtttttaattgtgattctaaatcttttacattttcttctaattttgattctaaaatttttacattattttctaaagaaatctttgtttcaataatattagatatttctttttctttctctagtAGAGCTTCCTCTACTTTTTTCATGTCGTTTACTTTATCCCTTTGTTCTTTTTGCATGAATATGAGAGTATCATTCAATTTAGAAAGTTGTGTTTCAAATTGTTCAGCTTCTTTTTTAGTTTCAACAAGAgcgttttctttatctttaattatttctgtaGCAGCAATTAGTTTAtcctttaattcttttattttattattcataatatctaATGATGTTGTTAAATCTTTATCCGAGGTTTCCTTACTAGTAACTAAACTTTCATTTGTTTTCTGTAattcttcatatttcttttttaattcatgcaaattaatatctttttctgttattaataattctaattttgagCGATTTGCTATTTccatttctaatttatctGTCAATTCTTCAATCGTCCAACGATTGGCACTTTGATTTGCTTCTAACTTAGACtttgttttttgtaaaatctttgtttcttcttgAGAAGTATTTAATTCCATCTTTAAATCACTAATCTCTTTTTGAAGAGAAAATATCTCTTCTTtaagtgaattttttaaagtttcatattgtttttgtaaattaactacttcttttttgttattttctaattcatttgaaagatttaatgATTCCTGGGATTTTTCTTTAAGCTGTTCTTTAATacagttattttcttttatatgtttttcaagttctatattttctgtttcaaatctttttattttaatagataattctgtattcaattttttttctttttctaattcagatttattattttctatttctgaaCATTGTAtttgaatcaaattattagctttatttaattctatttccatATTATTCAACTTTGATTCTAATGATTTGAgtaaagtttcatttttgaatgcTTTATCTTTAGCTTCATCaagctctttttcttttattcgcaaatcttcattatatttcataagttGTTCTGATGAATCAGTAGAAGTACTTATTAGATTTGTTATATCAGTTTCCTAaacataatagaaataaaatatactttacattaagaaattgcataaaattctaaataaaataaactaaccaatttttctttttgtgatGTAACTTGTGACAGTTTATTTTCTGAATTAGCAACttgttgatttaatttttctatattattttcaaattctcgaAGTTTATTCTCCagaatcgttttatttttttccgatAAAGTAAGTGCATCCTgtaattctgaaaataaacaataattaatattaatttaataaaataatataatttaatatcatattatctcTTACCTAAAGTCTTTTGTGTGagattttttatctcttcatCTTTATTTGCAAGAATTGATTTCAATTCAAGTAcatcattttctaatttactGAGCAATAGAGATTTTTGAGATATATAAGCATTTGCTTCTTCTATACATTTcactttttcttcaatttgattttgataacgTTTTGTTAATTCCTCTATTTCAGCTGCAGTTGTCGAACGAAGatctaataattctttttctttcacttttaattcttcacttaatttttttaattgtgcaGAAGAAGTAACTTCTGTAGCCATTAAAGAAGCAATATCATGctcctaatataataataaatttaaaattaataaacttgatatttgcaaagaaaaaaagatacttactaatttttgtttttcttggactattttaaaattgtcttCAGTCTTTGATTGATATTCTTGTATCTGCTTAGAAAGCAAACTATTCTTCTCTTCCATTAATTTGAGTTTTTCATTtagttctaaaaaaaaaaaatattataaatattttaatttagtattTACATATTTCGTATCATTAATATACCTTCAAGTTTCTTTAATGCAGTGGATaattcttcatctttttttttatttatatcaatttgtatAGATAATTCTGTCAATAGTTTTTCAGTTTCACATATTTTTTGATCAAGTTGTATACAgacttctttaattttcaaatctttcatATTCAACTGCTCATTGAAAGATTCTGAAAGCTTGTTTatctgatttatattttcagtcTTAAGATTCTCTAAAGCAATATTTTGTACTTCTAATTGTTTCTTTGATTCTAATTCTAgttcttttgtttttactttcagaagattttctttttcttctactatcttctcatatttaaatattaataattctttttcacttgtactttcttttttaatattttctattgtttcTATAGCTTTAtgcaattcttcttttaaagaacttgtattattttcaaattcctttttcatattttctatcaatatatttttttcttgcaaaTCTTTTATCGCacgttctatttctttttttaaactaatctCTGACTCTTTATGAAATGCATTTTCTTGttgattttcattcaattttaattctaattcttttatttgagTTATGTATCGTTCCATAAGTAATTTTTCCTCttgcatttctttttcaagattattcttagtttcttctaaaattttattgcgattctgtaaatctaaattaaattcataattaaaataaattatacgaaataatatttaataaaacatttttttttaaagtaccttcaaattgatttttttcttgagcAGTAACACAGGAGACCTCATTGCGTAAACGggataattcttcttctgtttcaaataattttatactgtCATGTTCAAGTTGAGCAACACGTTCTCTTTCTTCCAGTAATTGTTTTTCAAGATCTTTAATCCTGTTTTCATTTACAGTATTTACCacctaataataaatgtatttgtttaatactttattaattaatttaagtattAACTATCATAAAGTGCATCaagatatatgttttttaCTGATCAATTTAGGcaagaaaacaataaaaatctcaCTTTTCTTGTATGCCTCAATAAatgtaagatatatatttaataagatatattatttgattttgcaGAATAACAATATACATTTATGTGTAACATAatagaatcaaaataaataataaatagattaataaataaaggcaaataataaatacacaataagtagataaataaataaataaataaataaataaataaataataaataattaaataaataaatgaataaataaacaaataaacatagattgataaataaatttctcatattaacttaaatacttattacgtattaataattgatttatatgtaAAGCATAAATTTAGCATGAAAAAAGCAATGCTGAAAACAATTACGTTTGCAGTGCACCATAAAGCATGTTAAACCCGCATTccctttttaacaaatttcaatagcataataattaaatatattatataaatattttctttactcTATTCTttactttctcttttcttttcttatttttatatattttaattgtataagtatcaaataataatatcatcattataattctgatatttaacattaaaaaaaaattaagaattaaagaaagagaggaagtaCTGCGACGTCATCGTTTTTGACAAAATTGCGATGAAATGCTAAACAATATGACTATAGTGACGATAATACAAGTATAAGCGGTGCAGAAAAACAGCGTCATCAACCCCTTGTCTGTCTCAAACGGCCAAGTGTCCCATCGGATACTCACACATTGTtcacttctttctttctgaaaataaacgataagGTTTTTACGTTAACCCACAGCCTAAATACAAATGTTGTCAATATACCTTAtgaaatctttcattttttatttttagtgaattgtttttttaaaatacaattataagcATTGATCactaatgatttaaaaataattttaatatctcatatttttttaaattgagctGCATGTATATTATAGCTTTACCCATCAccatttattatagtataagcTCCTAATTCTAGAAAAAGCATATTAATCtagattctaattttatataattatagtatataaaattatatagtattttagAACAGAAACGGaaatttgacaaaataaaataaaacaagaacaaatttaaaaaaataatatatatattttttatttcattttgcattttgttaatttgattgatttaaatttctttttcattatatattcatacttACCTTATGTAtgttctaaataattaataaattttgacatatatcttttatgaaataaaaattatacaataaaaatgtatacctGAATATCATCCTTGTTAATTGATTCTTCTTCAAAACGAAACAAAAGGTCttcacattttcttttctcttcttccaatTGCAAAACAAGTGCATTTTTCTCCTCGAGTAATTTTGAAAACGCAACCTCTGCTTCAGAAACtgttttttgcattttttctcgatactaaaattaaaattattcttttaaaatattattaaataatattaaatgaactaCATAAGTGATGTATAATGTTACAACCTGCTCATATTCTTTTACTATTGATATAAGTGATTGTTCTGCTTGATCTGCTTGATTTGCAGCTTTCGTAATTCGTTCACGTTCTAAATCTCTTTCCTTCCGAAGAATCTCAATTTCCTGCTCCTTTTCCTTTAATGTTTCCTAAAATGATGGAAATGCGTATAAGAAAAAACtttgtagaaattattttcagagattatttattaaaagaatttattacaaaaattatattatttcttgatgatttcaatgaaaaaaaaatatttaattattgccaTCAAAATGTGtgtctattatatatttataaattgtatactttttcttatatgattattatgtcATACTATACTgtgtaatatacatatatttttattttacaattaacaaaCTTTTATCGTTGTTCTTTAACTCTTAAGTTATTGGAGAACCGGTTTTCaataaaggaaataagaagagaaaagcatataaatgcatataaaGTTTCcagaataaaaatgcaaagcGCGTAGTATTCTTGtgatacaaaatttacaattgattATTGCTACATCATCGACGTTATGTCATCAACGATTAatacattgaatatattttattttcaatatgaatTTCAAAAGCGTAATATctagaattattcattatacacTTGCTTTGATGacatctaattaaataaatgtgatttgcatcataaataatagtaaaataaatttttgaactttttattggaaacttaaaatattttttatccataaaaaagagaaagaatttataaaagaaatattcatctaggtaaaaatcaaatttcaaggaGATTACGAGGAATGGACGgatgattttattaacatcACATACAGGTATCACTTTTTTAAACTACTTATTATCTACTGTACAACTAGTAACAtactaacaaataaatttatactatcTACAATGATTAAATGAATCATTATGACAATACTTCACTTTCATTtatatgtttgaaattatGCAAACATATAGATACAATGTgttctttattctatttctatattgtAGAATGAATGAAGTATACaccatatatattacatttctatttaaggaataataattaaccaaAATAAATGTTAGATCATAATCTCACCTGCAGGGTGATTCGTGCAGGTGTCGAAGTGCGCAAACCAGGCTTCTGGAATTTTGGATgcaacaaaaaacaaaaatatatcatgcAACAGCCATACAGTTAAATCGCAGAAAACTCCTTTTTTCCTATTCTTACttactttcaataaataaatatatatatattttttttattttcgataaaaaaatatataagattctgtgaaaaaaatactatacTATACACATGACTGCTTCAAGCGTTTAATAAAGTCAAACAATGAGTccaagaataaatattgaatatttctttggaTCGTGAATTAaactttatctaatatttgacaatattattaacaataacagCAACAATAACAACTGCAAATCTATAACTATATTAAACTAATAACATCAACTGATACTAATAAGCTAACAACTCGCAGTTCCACTCGCAAACGCATTTCAAAGCAGTCTTCAAAcaaaagaacaaaagaaaCGATGCTTCATTCAtacaaattgaaagaaatacgtttattttactcgaaacaaccagagaattattttacgaTCTCTTTTATCATATGATTCTATCatgtattctataaaatacataatattctaaataaaatataaatttaatatcaaaaacaaaTCTCTATCAACTCTCAAAATATTAAGGTAACTCTCTCAGTTTGTCTTTCTTACAAAATAATAGTCAAAATAaagttatacatttatatacacatattatacacatattatacatattatatacacatattatacattttgtattattatacaaaaaatccaagttttagaatttcataacatttaacagaaaacaaaatataacgataacttttataaaatgggATATAGTTCAATGTTTttgattatcaatatatt containing:
- the LOC727159 gene encoding restin homolog isoform X7 — translated: MSDPKPSGIRPPSKIGRPCSNLPPRPAVPPSPPRPSMNNSVVLTEDTDSFIIGDRVWVGGTKPGAIAYIGETQFAPGDWAGVVLDEPIGKNDGSVAGCRYFQCEPKRGIFSRLTRLTRTPLPDTTDASPTQKTPTSPPDSSKGSLSKSMSPSLNASMTSLSSTVSQRDLRIGDRVIVSSSQGSKTGVLRYYGTTEFAVGEWCGVELDDPIGKNDGSVNDKRYFECRPKYGLFAPAHKVSRSPTSKRSSCMVHRPTGAALNTSLRKTGSRESLVSISSIVSTTSTATRTGVSAARETLKEKEQEIEILRKERDLERERITKAANQADQAEQSLISIVKEYEQYREKMQKTVSEAEVAFSKLLEEKNALVLQLEEEKRKCEDLLFRFEEESINKDDIQVVNTVNENRIKDLEKQLLEERERVAQLEHDSIKLFETEEELSRLRNEVSCVTAQEKNQFEDLQNRNKILEETKNNLEKEMQEEKLLMERYITQIKELELKLNENQQENAFHKESEISLKKEIERAIKDLQEKNILIENMKKEFENNTSSLKEELHKAIETIENIKKESTSEKELLIFKYEKIVEEKENLLKVKTKELELESKKQLEVQNIALENLKTENINQINKLSESFNEQLNMKDLKIKEVCIQLDQKICETEKLLTELSIQIDINKKKDEELSTALKKLEELNEKLKLMEEKNSLLSKQIQEYQSKTEDNFKIVQEKQKLEHDIASLMATEVTSSAQLKKLSEELKVKEKELLDLRSTTAAEIEELTKRYQNQIEEKVKCIEEANAYISQKSLLLSKLENDVLELKSILANKDEEIKNLTQKTLELQDALTLSEKNKTILENKLREFENNIEKLNQQVANSENKLSQVTSQKEKLETDITNLISTSTDSSEQLMKYNEDLRIKEKELDEAKDKAFKNETLLKSLESKLNNMEIELNKANNLIQIQCSEIENNKSELEKEKKLNTELSIKIKRFETENIELEKHIKENNCIKEQLKEKSQESLNLSNELENNKKEVVNLQKQYETLKNSLKEEIFSLQKEISDLKMELNTSQEETKILQKTKSKLEANQSANRWTIEELTDKLEMEIANRSKLELLITEKDINLHELKKKYEELQKTNESLVTSKETSDKDLTTSLDIMNNKIKELKDKLIAATEIIKDKENALVETKKEAEQFETQLSKLNDTLIFMQKEQRDKVNDMKKVEEALLEKEKEISNIIETKISLENNVKILESKLEENVKDLESQLKTIQKELDIKNNILQETEHMMKELKSSKEESVMKLQNTLECEMKAKQAEFESIIQKNSELEKQQQLIQDIIEKQISDLNNKEIIIDKLTAQIKALENAQTEKLKMDKQIESEEVKFMQSKLTEAIKENKNLIENKESLEKLFKEQEQKIEILTNIIKTKEKETEKNVQNLIEKLNLMSMETTHLKEVQNNLEKENKQITAKWTEATNQLKLTRENIKNSYDAAGGDMKQHIVDKDIDILKLKEEYETAKSQIDFLNSVIVDMQRKNETLLCKVEVLEMGIPSNEADEYTKTTLEKRMAAPRMFCDICDQFDLHETEDCPRQAQDFLDTEKVVKSSKKPPVERPYCENCEMFGHDTRDCDDAETF
- the LOC727159 gene encoding restin homolog isoform X1 encodes the protein MTHITLCNLHVFIVRSISNRSFRLSSHVLAMLSISGRDFHGVYLAPMISRARIVDRARVSQHDRKAQGQMDHLWETHGRRLSEAGLRRGSDNSVVLTEDTDSFIIGDRVWVGGTKPGAIAYIGETQFAPGDWAGVVLDEPIGKNDGSVAGCRYFQCEPKRGIFSRLTRLTRTPLPDTTDASPTQKTPTSPPDSSKGSLSKSMSPSLNASMTSLSSTVSQRDLRIGDRVIVSSSQGSKTGVLRYYGTTEFAVGEWCGVELDDPIGKNDGSVNDKRYFECRPKYGLFAPAHKVSRSPTSKRSSCMVHRPTGAALNTSLRKTGSRESLVSISSIVSTTSTATRTGVSAARKPGLRTSTPARITLQETLKEKEQEIEILRKERDLERERITKAANQADQAEQSLISIVKEYEQYREKMQKTVSEAEVAFSKLLEEKNALVLQLEEEKRKCEDLLFRFEEESINKDDIQKERSEQCVVNTVNENRIKDLEKQLLEERERVAQLEHDSIKLFETEEELSRLRNEVSCVTAQEKNQFEDLQNRNKILEETKNNLEKEMQEEKLLMERYITQIKELELKLNENQQENAFHKESEISLKKEIERAIKDLQEKNILIENMKKEFENNTSSLKEELHKAIETIENIKKESTSEKELLIFKYEKIVEEKENLLKVKTKELELESKKQLEVQNIALENLKTENINQINKLSESFNEQLNMKDLKIKEVCIQLDQKICETEKLLTELSIQIDINKKKDEELSTALKKLEELNEKLKLMEEKNSLLSKQIQEYQSKTEDNFKIVQEKQKLEHDIASLMATEVTSSAQLKKLSEELKVKEKELLDLRSTTAAEIEELTKRYQNQIEEKVKCIEEANAYISQKSLLLSKLENDVLELKSILANKDEEIKNLTQKTLELQDALTLSEKNKTILENKLREFENNIEKLNQQVANSENKLSQVTSQKEKLETDITNLISTSTDSSEQLMKYNEDLRIKEKELDEAKDKAFKNETLLKSLESKLNNMEIELNKANNLIQIQCSEIENNKSELEKEKKLNTELSIKIKRFETENIELEKHIKENNCIKEQLKEKSQESLNLSNELENNKKEVVNLQKQYETLKNSLKEEIFSLQKEISDLKMELNTSQEETKILQKTKSKLEANQSANRWTIEELTDKLEMEIANRSKLELLITEKDINLHELKKKYEELQKTNESLVTSKETSDKDLTTSLDIMNNKIKELKDKLIAATEIIKDKENALVETKKEAEQFETQLSKLNDTLIFMQKEQRDKVNDMKKVEEALLEKEKEISNIIETKISLENNVKILESKLEENVKDLESQLKTIQKELDIKNNILQETEHMMKELKSSKEESVMKLQNTLECEMKAKQAEFESIIQKNSELEKQQQLIQDIIEKQISDLNNKEIIIDKLTAQIKALENAQTEKLKMDKQIESEEVKFMQSKLTEAIKENKNLIENKESLEKLFKEQEQKIEILTNIIKTKEKETEKNVQNLIEKLNLMSMETTHLKEVQNNLEKENKQITAKWTEATNQLKLTRENIKNSYDAAGGDMKQHIVDKDIDILKLKEEYETAKSQIDFLNSVIVDMQRKNETLLCKVEVLEMGIPSNEADEYTKTTLEKRMAAPRMFCDICDQFDLHETEDCPRQAQDFLDTEKVVKSSKKPPVERPYCENCEMFGHDTRDCDDAETF